The genomic DNA GAGGGACGAAAGAGTCTCTACAAAGAGCAGCGGCACGTACTCAAACGTCTCGCGACCGCGCTTTGGGAGAAACCTGAGCATCTCGACGCAATCCATGCGGAGGACTTCGCGACGGCGACATCGGATGCGTCACGCAAGCGCGTCGTTGTGGACCAGGTTGCGACACTGACCGATCGCTTTGCGATCTCCTGGCACGGCAGGCTGGTGTCAGAGCTCGATCTTGCGGCGCTCGGAATGTGGGTCCCCGATATCCGCCCGATGGTGCGATCGTCGTATGCGCTACCTGAGCCTCTTGAAGGACTCTGATGGCAGGCCGCATCGCGCAGGCGGACATCGAGGAAGTGAAGTCACGCGTCAATATCGCTGACGTCATCGGAGAGCGTGTTGCGCTCAAGTCCGCGGGAGTTGGGTCGCTCAAAGGTCTGTGCCCATTCCACGATGAACGCAGCCCGAGTTTCCATGTGCGCCCGCAGGTGGGTTTCTACCACTGCTTCGGCTGCGGCGAGTCCGGGGACGTCTATACGTTTCTGCGCCAAATGGACCACGTTTCGTTCACCGAGGCCGTGGAAATTCTCGCAGGCCGCGTCGGCTACTCCTTGCATTACGAAGAGGGCGGTGCGGCTCCCGAAACGTCGGGTCGTTCGCGTTTGTACGCCGCGAACGCGGCGGCCGCTGAGTACTTTCGTGCGCAACTGAGTAGTGGTGAAGCAGCAATCGGACGGAAGTTTCTCGGTGAGCGCGGGTTTGATGCCGGTGCGGCGGCCCACTTTGGGGTGGGTTACGCACCAAAAGGGTGGTCACATCTCTTAGATGCTTTGACCGCAAAAGGCTTCACGAAAGAGGAACTCACGACCGCCGGGCTCGTTTCGCAAGGGCAGCGCGGTATCTACGATCGATTCCGCGGACGTCTCGTGTGGCCGATTCGCGATCTCACAGGTCAGGTACTGGGCTTCGGCGCGCGTCGTCTTCACGACGACGACAACGGTCCCAAATATCTCAACACACCCGAGACTCCGATCTACAAGAAGGCTCAGGTTCTCTACGGTCTAGACCTCGCGAAGAGAGATATCTCGCGTTCGCACAGTGTCGTCGTTGTCGAGGGATACACCGACGTAATGGCCTGTCATCTCGCCGGAATCACCACGGCGATCGCCACATGTGGCACGGCATTCGGCACGGACCACATCACGGTCCTGCGGCGGGTAATGGGTGACGACAATTCGTCTGGCGAAGTCGTCTTCACCTTCGACCCCGACGAAGCTGGTCAGAAAGCAGCGCTCAGGGCTTTTGGCGACGAGAAGCGCTTCGCTGCGCAAACGTACGTGGCGATCGCCCCTGAGGGCCTTGACCCGTGTGATCTGCGGTTGAAGCGCGGTGACGGCGCGGTGCGTAGTTTGATGGACGCGAAAGCCCCGATGTTCGAGTTCGCAATCGACCGACGTCTAGAGGGATTCGATCTCGCAACGGTCGAGGGACGTGCGGGAGCGCTTGGCGCCGCGGCACCAATCGTCGCGGATATTC from Microbacterium endophyticum includes the following:
- the dnaG gene encoding DNA primase; translated protein: MAGRIAQADIEEVKSRVNIADVIGERVALKSAGVGSLKGLCPFHDERSPSFHVRPQVGFYHCFGCGESGDVYTFLRQMDHVSFTEAVEILAGRVGYSLHYEEGGAAPETSGRSRLYAANAAAAEYFRAQLSSGEAAIGRKFLGERGFDAGAAAHFGVGYAPKGWSHLLDALTAKGFTKEELTTAGLVSQGQRGIYDRFRGRLVWPIRDLTGQVLGFGARRLHDDDNGPKYLNTPETPIYKKAQVLYGLDLAKRDISRSHSVVVVEGYTDVMACHLAGITTAIATCGTAFGTDHITVLRRVMGDDNSSGEVVFTFDPDEAGQKAALRAFGDEKRFAAQTYVAIAPEGLDPCDLRLKRGDGAVRSLMDAKAPMFEFAIDRRLEGFDLATVEGRAGALGAAAPIVADIRDPSLRPGYVRVLARRIGLELGEVRAAVERAARRGSDAAKNPRTPHAPQATSGASDGAAQPEDVPALRVSVRDLPRTAETALERDTLMGALQYGHRMDPDLFRRAMAVEFRTPGLDAVRQSIAATTDPQRAGWAVDAVSRVREPYRTLAAELLTSDFPARDDEHAVASADDLARRVLMRALDSAKSELVRQIQRVPADSEEGRGVRMRLREIDIERAQVRGDQ